A genome region from Vibrio tapetis subsp. tapetis includes the following:
- a CDS encoding TIGR02444 family protein, with translation MTQPQVSISLSLERLWQFSLQYYSVREVKEACLALQNQFHGNVNLLLLFKWLDEQQVTFAEQDWHSVQEYLGRSETLLHSFRELRKKLKSHVPGTVYRESLQFELQLEKQQQSDLVDCINGLALSKNYAEPLTLRYCKQLGAEHLYQAFAPPTGFETLRAKN, from the coding sequence ATGACACAACCGCAAGTCTCGATTTCACTCTCACTTGAACGCTTATGGCAATTCAGTTTGCAGTATTACAGTGTGCGAGAAGTGAAAGAGGCTTGCCTAGCGCTACAGAACCAATTTCATGGCAATGTTAACTTACTGCTGTTGTTCAAATGGCTTGATGAGCAGCAAGTTACCTTTGCCGAGCAAGACTGGCATAGCGTGCAAGAATACCTGGGTCGTTCTGAAACCCTATTACACAGTTTTCGTGAACTGCGTAAAAAGCTAAAATCCCACGTGCCCGGAACCGTTTATCGTGAATCGCTGCAATTTGAACTTCAACTAGAAAAACAACAGCAATCGGATTTAGTCGACTGCATCAATGGATTAGCGCTTAGCAAAAACTACGCCGAACCGCTTACCCTGCGCTATTGCAAACAGTTAGGTGCCGAGCATCTATACCAAGCTTTTGCCCCACCAACAGGCTTTGAAACGCTCAGAGCAAAAAACTAG
- the tusC gene encoding sulfurtransferase complex subunit TusC produces MSQLTFVFRSAPHSTNAGREGVDALLAASAYCEDISVIFLGEGVPQLVNAQNPVAIQSKAYAPMLKLFDLYDIEQVYVCQQSLAERGLKEATLVIDVQPLSPAELTGVMQSAGKLLTF; encoded by the coding sequence TTGAGTCAATTAACCTTTGTATTTCGCAGTGCCCCCCATAGTACGAATGCTGGGCGAGAAGGCGTTGATGCTCTATTAGCGGCATCCGCATATTGCGAAGATATTAGCGTTATTTTTCTTGGCGAGGGAGTCCCTCAGCTCGTTAACGCGCAAAATCCAGTGGCTATTCAAAGTAAAGCTTATGCCCCTATGCTGAAGCTGTTCGACCTTTATGACATAGAACAGGTTTACGTCTGTCAGCAATCATTAGCTGAAAGGGGGTTAAAAGAAGCGACGTTAGTGATAGACGTTCAGCCACTTTCACCTGCTGAATTAACCGGTGTCATGCAATCTGCGGGCAAGTTACTGACCTTTTAA
- the tusD gene encoding sulfurtransferase complex subunit TusD, with amino-acid sequence MSASEPLTYSLVVNGAVYGSQSARNAYQFARALLEKGHRLVSVFFYQDGVTNGSALTVPANDEFDLTTAWQELAIKNDVRLETCVAAALRRGIVSPDEAQQHALDNHNLADGFEQAGLGSLAEALLTQDRVVQF; translated from the coding sequence TTGTCGGCCAGCGAACCATTAACGTATAGTTTAGTGGTAAACGGGGCTGTCTATGGCAGCCAGTCTGCTCGTAATGCTTATCAGTTTGCGCGCGCTTTGCTAGAAAAAGGGCACCGTTTAGTGAGTGTGTTTTTCTATCAAGATGGCGTGACAAATGGCAGTGCGTTAACCGTGCCTGCTAACGATGAATTTGACTTAACGACAGCATGGCAAGAGCTCGCAATAAAGAATGATGTGAGACTGGAAACTTGTGTTGCGGCGGCCTTAAGACGTGGCATTGTTAGCCCTGATGAAGCGCAGCAACATGCTTTAGATAATCATAATCTTGCTGACGGTTTTGAACAGGCGGGGTTAGGTAGTTTAGCCGAAGCCTTGTTAACCCAAGACAGAGTGGTGCAGTTTTGA
- the rpsL gene encoding 30S ribosomal protein S12, giving the protein MATINQLVRKPRAKQVVKSNVPALEACPQKRGVCTRVYTTTPKKPNSALRKVCRVRLTNGFEVTSYIGGEGHNLQEHSVVLIRGGRVKDLPGVRYHTVRGALDCAGVNDRKKGRSKYGVKRPKS; this is encoded by the coding sequence ATGGCAACTATTAACCAGTTGGTACGCAAGCCTCGTGCAAAGCAAGTTGTTAAAAGCAACGTGCCAGCACTAGAAGCGTGCCCACAAAAACGTGGTGTATGTACTCGTGTATACACTACTACACCAAAAAAACCTAACTCAGCACTTCGTAAAGTATGTCGTGTTCGTCTAACGAACGGCTTCGAAGTAACTTCGTACATCGGCGGTGAAGGTCACAACCTTCAAGAGCACAGTGTTGTACTAATCCGTGGCGGTCGTGTAAAAGATCTACCGGGTGTACGTTACCACACTGTTCGCGGCGCGCTTGACTGTGCTGGCGTAAATGACCGTAAGAAAGGTCGTTCTAAGTACGGTGTGAAGCGTCCTAAGTCTTAA
- a CDS encoding WD40 repeat domain-containing protein: MRTVSHSIITTIVILLLNGCFFDAKNDQRWVIEPQGSTSFALSRDGRFALLYSKQRDLLLWDLESNSELAELGPQDPQANTVSHIRIADSGRFAVTATQQNFAVWDLGWTQAQGLWSISDGVIRDIDISADGEQILLGLSNGKAIYVDLVTGRRLEFLAHREKVNSVALSPNGRFALSGGNDYKVYLWDTETSQAVHQFEHDNRIVRVALQRDGKYAFSSDSANDAFVWDLTTGEKIAELKAFDRQLIFTSARFSDDGKQLLTGTPGGRVMLWDAMSGKRIDYWQVEPQKDARPPRAVVYDATFDNKQRIISATSAGIAQAWRIEPQWYSND, from the coding sequence ATGCGGACAGTCTCTCATTCCATTATTACAACCATTGTCATATTACTGTTAAATGGCTGTTTTTTTGATGCCAAGAACGATCAGCGATGGGTGATTGAACCTCAAGGTTCTACCAGCTTCGCTCTGAGCCGAGACGGTCGTTTCGCTTTACTCTATTCCAAACAAAGAGATCTGCTTTTATGGGATCTGGAAAGCAATAGCGAACTCGCTGAACTAGGCCCACAAGATCCACAAGCGAATACTGTTTCGCATATCCGTATTGCAGACAGTGGCCGCTTTGCCGTTACCGCCACTCAACAAAACTTTGCTGTGTGGGATTTAGGCTGGACTCAAGCTCAAGGGCTTTGGTCTATCTCTGACGGTGTCATTCGAGACATCGACATATCCGCTGATGGTGAGCAAATTCTACTCGGCCTATCTAACGGAAAAGCCATTTACGTGGATTTAGTCACTGGAAGACGCTTAGAGTTCCTTGCTCATCGAGAAAAAGTTAATTCTGTGGCTCTTTCCCCCAATGGGCGATTCGCCTTATCGGGTGGCAATGATTACAAAGTCTATTTGTGGGATACCGAAACAAGCCAAGCGGTTCATCAATTTGAGCACGACAACCGCATTGTGCGAGTCGCGCTTCAGCGTGATGGTAAATACGCCTTTTCATCAGACAGCGCCAATGATGCCTTCGTGTGGGATTTAACAACAGGTGAGAAAATCGCAGAATTGAAAGCATTCGACCGTCAGCTCATCTTCACCAGTGCGCGTTTTTCTGATGATGGCAAACAACTTCTCACTGGGACACCAGGAGGACGAGTGATGCTATGGGATGCCATGAGTGGAAAACGAATCGACTATTGGCAAGTAGAGCCACAAAAAGATGCTCGTCCACCGCGAGCTGTGGTGTATGATGCCACTTTCGATAATAAGCAAAGAATTATTTCCGCAACTTCTGCAGGCATTGCACAAGCATGGCGGATAGAACCTCAATGGTATAGTAATGACTGA
- the fkpA gene encoding FKBP-type peptidyl-prolyl cis-trans isomerase, whose amino-acid sequence MKPFFKVSLLAATVVLAVGCQKEEAPKVEETAKVEQVAQVAFQNDDDKAAYAIGVSFANYLNTSIEKPNEIGIELKKDIVLKGIEHVFAGNPELNEEEIRLALESLDKRVAEKMQAQAAEKSAAAEKKGADFRAEFEKMEGVTKTDSGLLYQVLTPAEGASPVDTDTVEVHYTGTLIDGTKFDSSYDRDQSATFPLNRVIPGWTEGVQLMQVGSKYKFVIPPELAYGPQDTPTIPANSTLVFEVELLNIDGADAATKTQ is encoded by the coding sequence ATGAAACCTTTTTTTAAAGTGTCTTTGCTTGCTGCGACTGTCGTGTTAGCTGTAGGTTGTCAAAAAGAAGAAGCACCAAAAGTAGAAGAAACCGCAAAGGTTGAGCAAGTTGCTCAAGTAGCTTTCCAAAATGATGATGACAAAGCGGCATACGCAATTGGCGTTTCATTCGCTAACTATCTAAATACTAGCATCGAAAAGCCAAACGAAATCGGCATTGAGCTGAAAAAAGACATCGTTCTTAAAGGTATCGAGCACGTATTTGCAGGTAACCCTGAGCTAAACGAAGAAGAAATTCGCCTGGCTTTAGAATCTCTAGATAAGCGTGTAGCAGAGAAGATGCAGGCTCAAGCTGCAGAAAAATCAGCTGCTGCTGAAAAGAAAGGCGCAGATTTCCGTGCTGAATTTGAAAAAATGGAAGGCGTAACTAAAACAGATTCTGGCCTTCTTTATCAAGTGCTAACACCTGCTGAAGGCGCGTCTCCGGTAGACACTGATACGGTAGAAGTACACTACACGGGTACACTAATTGACGGCACTAAGTTCGATAGCTCTTACGATCGCGATCAATCGGCGACTTTCCCTCTGAACCGTGTAATTCCTGGTTGGACAGAAGGCGTACAGTTGATGCAAGTTGGTTCTAAGTACAAGTTCGTTATCCCACCTGAACTTGCTTACGGCCCACAAGACACACCAACAATTCCAGCTAACTCAACACTTGTATTCGAAGTGGAGTTGCTAAACATTGATGGTGCAGATGCGGCGACAAAGACTCAATAA
- the tusB gene encoding sulfurtransferase complex subunit TusB, protein MLHIIKTIAGLNDAMQYSNESDEFILVEAAIYAANAGHKDFKLIHVAPERVFLLSADIDARGLNEFVDVRFEVVDFSGWVTLTERHSQTMTWD, encoded by the coding sequence ATGCTACATATTATAAAAACCATTGCTGGATTGAATGATGCTATGCAGTATTCAAATGAGAGCGATGAGTTTATCTTGGTCGAAGCTGCTATCTATGCGGCGAATGCTGGTCATAAAGATTTCAAATTGATTCATGTTGCACCAGAGCGAGTGTTCTTATTAAGTGCTGATATCGACGCTCGCGGCTTGAATGAATTTGTTGATGTTAGGTTTGAAGTTGTCGACTTTAGTGGCTGGGTGACGCTTACAGAGCGACATAGCCAGACCATGACGTGGGATTAA
- a CDS encoding ABC transporter ATP-binding protein translates to MIIFSDIQLLRGGKPLLDQASATIHPGDKVGLVGKNGCGKSTLFALLKNELSIDAGNFQMPSQWELAWVAQETPALERPALDYVIDGDREYRNLEAQLLKAEQADNGTLVAELHGKIETIGGYTIKSRAAELLDGLGFSQEQMSWSLTQFSGGWRMRLNLAQALLCRSDLLLLDEPTNHLDLDAVMWLERWLQNYPGTLILISHDRDFLDPIVGRIIHVENQALNEYTGNYSSFETQRAQKLVLQQAMYQKQQKQMSHMQSYIDRFRYKASKARQAQSRIKALEKMEQVLPAQFDNPFSFEFKEPSALPNPILMMDEVSAGYDDNLILEKIRLNLVPGSRIGLLGRNGAGKSTLIKLLSGELNSQSGEFNYSQGVKIGYFAQHQLETLHPEETPLQHMMQIAPGKTEQQLRDYLGSFGFQGEKALDKVAPFSGGEKARLVLALVVWQKPNLLLLDEPTNHLDLDMRQALTFALQTFEGAMVIVSHDRYLLRATTDELYLVHDRQVAPFDGDLSDYYKWLTEQQKIERKEAQSTQPSKDGENSAASRKEQKRKEADFRKVTAPIRKTLTKLEQKMDKLGTILSEAEQDLADTSLYQAENKAKLNQVLAKQASAKSELEDVEMDWMSAQETLEQLETEFAS, encoded by the coding sequence ATGATTATCTTTTCAGACATCCAATTGCTACGCGGCGGCAAGCCTTTACTAGACCAAGCCAGTGCGACCATTCACCCTGGTGATAAAGTCGGTTTAGTCGGGAAAAACGGTTGTGGTAAATCCACTCTATTTGCCTTGCTTAAAAATGAACTCTCCATTGACGCGGGTAACTTCCAGATGCCAAGTCAATGGGAACTGGCTTGGGTAGCACAAGAAACCCCGGCACTAGAGCGCCCCGCATTGGACTATGTGATTGATGGAGACCGAGAATATCGCAACCTTGAAGCGCAACTATTAAAAGCAGAACAAGCCGATAACGGCACATTAGTCGCAGAGCTTCACGGTAAAATTGAAACCATTGGTGGCTACACCATTAAATCCCGAGCGGCTGAACTGCTCGATGGTCTCGGATTTAGCCAAGAACAAATGAGCTGGAGCTTAACGCAGTTCTCTGGGGGCTGGCGTATGCGTTTGAACCTAGCACAAGCCCTGCTTTGCCGTTCAGACTTATTACTGCTTGATGAACCAACCAACCACTTGGACTTAGATGCCGTGATGTGGCTAGAACGTTGGCTGCAAAACTACCCTGGCACCTTGATTCTTATTTCCCATGACCGTGATTTCTTAGACCCGATTGTTGGCCGTATTATCCATGTAGAAAACCAGGCGCTTAACGAGTACACCGGTAACTACTCGTCGTTTGAAACCCAGCGCGCCCAAAAACTGGTGTTACAACAAGCCATGTATCAGAAGCAACAAAAGCAGATGAGCCACATGCAAAGCTACATCGACCGCTTTCGTTACAAGGCGTCAAAAGCACGCCAAGCTCAAAGCCGAATCAAAGCACTAGAAAAAATGGAACAAGTGCTTCCCGCTCAATTTGATAACCCGTTTAGCTTTGAATTCAAAGAACCATCGGCACTGCCGAATCCAATTCTGATGATGGATGAAGTATCGGCAGGCTATGACGACAACCTTATCCTAGAAAAAATTCGCTTAAACTTAGTACCAGGCAGTCGCATTGGCTTGCTTGGTCGTAATGGTGCAGGTAAATCGACCTTAATCAAATTACTTTCTGGAGAGCTGAACTCTCAATCTGGTGAATTCAACTACTCTCAAGGCGTAAAGATTGGCTACTTTGCTCAGCACCAATTAGAAACCTTGCACCCAGAAGAAACGCCGCTTCAACATATGATGCAAATTGCGCCGGGCAAAACCGAGCAGCAATTACGAGACTATTTGGGTAGCTTTGGCTTTCAAGGCGAAAAAGCGCTCGATAAAGTCGCCCCTTTTTCTGGTGGCGAAAAAGCGCGTTTAGTCTTGGCCTTAGTCGTGTGGCAAAAACCCAACCTGTTATTACTCGATGAACCAACCAACCACCTTGATCTTGATATGCGCCAAGCACTGACTTTTGCCTTGCAAACGTTTGAAGGCGCTATGGTCATCGTCAGTCACGACCGTTACTTATTGCGCGCCACTACCGATGAGCTTTACTTAGTCCACGATCGCCAAGTTGCGCCATTTGATGGTGACCTAAGCGACTATTACAAATGGCTAACTGAACAACAAAAAATTGAACGTAAAGAAGCGCAATCGACCCAACCAAGCAAAGACGGTGAAAACAGCGCCGCTTCTCGTAAAGAACAAAAACGCAAAGAAGCTGACTTTCGAAAAGTGACGGCACCAATTCGCAAAACGCTGACAAAACTTGAACAGAAAATGGATAAGCTCGGTACTATTTTGTCAGAAGCAGAACAAGATTTAGCCGACACCAGCCTGTACCAAGCTGAAAATAAAGCTAAACTTAATCAAGTATTGGCAAAACAAGCTTCCGCTAAGTCTGAACTAGAAGATGTGGAAATGGATTGGATGTCTGCCCAAGAAACCCTTGAGCAACTTGAAACGGAGTTCGCTAGCTAA
- the slyD gene encoding peptidylprolyl isomerase, whose translation MKITKNTVVSVAYQVKLEDGVVVDQSTIEAPLDYLHGHNNLITGLENELEGKEVGAKFSATVSPDEAYGEHNDDLVQRVPADVFQGVEEIEVGMRFLADTDQGPIPVEVTEVDGDEVVVDGNHMLAGQTLTFDVEVVAIREATAEEVEHGHIHKEGGCGSEGHDHEGGCCGGEGHDHGHEEKKEGCCGGGSCGSH comes from the coding sequence ATGAAAATTACAAAAAACACAGTGGTTAGCGTTGCTTACCAAGTAAAACTAGAAGATGGCGTTGTTGTTGATCAATCAACGATTGAAGCACCTCTGGATTACTTACACGGCCACAACAACCTAATTACTGGTTTGGAAAATGAGCTTGAAGGCAAAGAAGTGGGCGCAAAATTTTCTGCGACTGTTTCTCCTGACGAAGCTTACGGCGAGCACAACGATGACCTAGTTCAACGTGTTCCTGCTGACGTATTCCAAGGCGTAGAAGAAATCGAAGTTGGCATGCGTTTCCTAGCGGATACTGACCAAGGTCCGATCCCTGTTGAAGTAACAGAAGTTGATGGTGATGAAGTTGTGGTTGATGGCAACCACATGCTTGCAGGTCAAACACTGACTTTCGATGTAGAAGTTGTCGCGATTCGTGAAGCAACTGCAGAAGAAGTTGAGCACGGCCACATTCATAAAGAAGGCGGTTGTGGTAGCGAAGGCCACGATCACGAAGGCGGCTGTTGTGGCGGCGAAGGCCATGACCACGGTCACGAAGAGAAAAAAGAAGGCTGCTGCGGTGGCGGTAGCTGCGGTTCGCACTAA
- a CDS encoding YheV family putative zinc ribbon protein: MKIKKRFIAGAHCPECKSQDSLRWWMQDSVEQVECVECDYQKQKTSEAVAESEHSQDQMIGIFKPD, from the coding sequence ATGAAAATTAAAAAACGTTTTATAGCCGGAGCTCATTGCCCTGAATGCAAAAGCCAAGATAGCTTACGCTGGTGGATGCAAGATTCTGTAGAGCAGGTTGAGTGTGTGGAATGTGACTACCAGAAGCAAAAAACCAGTGAGGCTGTAGCGGAAAGTGAACATAGCCAAGATCAGATGATAGGGATATTTAAACCAGATTGA
- a CDS encoding SlyX family protein — MTDQNSTEALFTRIDDLECKLAFQEQTIDELNDALSQQQLLITKMQDQMKFVVGKVKNMDGSNLADASEETPPPHY, encoded by the coding sequence ATGACTGATCAAAACAGCACCGAAGCCCTATTCACACGTATAGATGACCTAGAATGCAAGCTGGCCTTCCAAGAACAGACCATTGATGAGCTAAACGACGCACTAAGCCAGCAGCAGCTACTCATCACCAAGATGCAAGACCAAATGAAATTTGTGGTCGGTAAAGTGAAGAACATGGATGGCTCGAATCTGGCTGATGCGTCAGAAGAGACACCGCCGCCGCATTATTAA
- the kefG gene encoding glutathione-regulated potassium-efflux system ancillary protein KefG, with protein sequence MSVNAEKQVTLPKVLVIYVHPDPDNSIANQVMIKQIQDLEHVTVHDLYAHYPDFFIDVPHEQQLLAQHDVIVFQHPLYMYSCPALLKEWLDRVLGKGFAFGEGRALEGKYWRSVITAGGAEDAFASSGYNKYPLEEILRPFELSALLCRMHWLEPLILYWARNTSDFERHTHAADYLQWLLNPIGSQCHDKGGE encoded by the coding sequence ATGTCCGTCAATGCTGAAAAACAGGTGACACTACCAAAAGTTTTGGTTATTTATGTTCACCCCGATCCCGATAATTCTATAGCCAACCAAGTGATGATCAAACAGATCCAAGACTTGGAACACGTTACTGTGCACGATCTTTATGCGCACTATCCTGACTTTTTTATTGATGTTCCTCATGAACAGCAACTGCTCGCTCAGCACGACGTGATCGTCTTTCAACACCCACTTTATATGTATTCTTGCCCAGCACTGCTCAAAGAGTGGCTCGACCGGGTTTTAGGTAAAGGTTTTGCGTTCGGTGAAGGCCGAGCACTAGAGGGGAAATATTGGCGTAGTGTCATTACGGCTGGAGGGGCGGAGGATGCCTTTGCGTCTAGTGGTTACAACAAGTACCCGCTCGAAGAGATCTTGCGGCCTTTTGAGTTGTCAGCTTTGCTCTGTCGGATGCATTGGTTAGAGCCCCTGATTTTATATTGGGCACGAAATACCAGTGATTTTGAAAGGCATACTCACGCGGCTGATTACCTTCAATGGCTGCTCAACCCTATCGGATCGCAATGCCATGATAAAGGAGGAGAATAA
- a CDS encoding transcriptional regulator, with amino-acid sequence MESVDVKPFTVHDNTILRSYEAVVDGLASLIGPHCEIVLHSLEDLNTSAVKIANGENTGRQVGSPITDLALKMLQDIEGSERNFSRSYFTRAKGGVLMKSITIAIRNSDNRVIGLLCININLDAPFSQVLKAFMPASDAKDAASSVNFASDVEELVDQTVERTIEDINGDKSVSNNTKNRQIVMDLYDKGIFDIKDAINRVADRLNISKHTVYLYIRQRKTEDGEK; translated from the coding sequence ATGGAATCCGTAGATGTAAAACCCTTTACCGTGCATGACAACACCATTCTTCGCTCGTACGAAGCCGTGGTTGATGGCCTTGCTAGCTTGATTGGTCCTCACTGTGAAATCGTTCTGCATTCACTCGAAGATCTGAACACTTCAGCAGTCAAGATTGCCAATGGTGAGAATACTGGACGACAGGTCGGTTCACCGATCACCGATCTCGCCTTGAAAATGTTGCAAGATATTGAAGGTTCCGAGCGCAATTTCTCTCGTTCGTACTTTACGCGAGCGAAAGGCGGCGTATTGATGAAGTCGATTACGATTGCCATTCGTAATTCAGATAACCGAGTTATCGGGCTTTTGTGTATCAATATTAATTTGGATGCGCCATTTTCTCAGGTGCTAAAAGCCTTCATGCCAGCCAGTGATGCGAAAGATGCGGCTTCTTCGGTTAACTTTGCAAGTGATGTTGAAGAGCTGGTTGATCAAACAGTAGAGCGCACTATTGAAGATATTAATGGTGATAAGTCCGTATCCAATAATACAAAAAACCGTCAGATTGTGATGGATTTATACGATAAAGGCATCTTTGATATTAAAGACGCAATTAACCGTGTTGCTGACCGTCTTAATATTTCAAAGCACACTGTGTATTTGTATATTCGTCAGCGTAAAACCGAGGATGGCGAAAAGTGA
- the kefB gene encoding glutathione-regulated potassium-efflux system protein KefB, which translates to MSVTNEFLASSVIFLSAAVVAVPLAQRLGLGSVLGYLLAGVAIGPWGMGLISDVDAILHFAEFGVVLLLFLIGLELNPKKLWQLRKPILGLGGGQVILSTAVIALLVNAFGLSWQVSLVVGMGLALSSTAIALRVIEEQGLGGSETGQSGFAVLLFQDIAVIPMLALLPVLAGNTVGNWLDGLSTLAAIIALLVGGHYLLRPIFRFVVVTGVRELFTATALLIVLGIALIMDQLGLSMALGTFLAGVLLAESEYRHELEIAIEPFKGLLLGLFFIAVGMAVNLGLLVLEPVAVLSAVVVLIGIKVMVMYGLGRAFGTRPKARSSIAVILSQGGEFAFVIFTAAQAENILDPELAAFLLVVVSISMVTTPLLLLAQKHWFARTINDVDEMETDVVDRSPRVIIAGFGRFGQVVGRLMYANKIRITVLESDVSQIQLLRRFGYKVFYGDATQLDLLRAAGASKAEAIVICTDTPDEVVKIVELCKQHFPHLKILARARSRVEAYQLLNHDVQNYSRETFLGALDLGRQTLVELGMHPYQAKRAQAHFKKLDMTMLKELMPQRSEDKELALRAKEARKELEEIFGREMENDSRQNWE; encoded by the coding sequence ATGTCAGTGACCAATGAGTTTCTTGCCAGCAGTGTTATTTTCTTAAGTGCGGCCGTTGTTGCGGTTCCCTTGGCCCAGCGTTTAGGCCTTGGATCGGTATTAGGTTACTTGTTAGCTGGTGTAGCGATTGGCCCGTGGGGAATGGGGTTAATCAGCGATGTCGATGCCATTTTACACTTCGCTGAATTTGGCGTAGTGCTGCTGCTGTTTTTAATTGGCTTAGAGCTGAACCCTAAAAAGCTATGGCAACTAAGAAAGCCGATTCTCGGCCTTGGTGGTGGTCAGGTGATACTTTCTACCGCCGTCATTGCGTTGTTGGTTAACGCATTTGGCTTAAGCTGGCAAGTGAGCTTGGTTGTGGGAATGGGGCTTGCGCTTTCCTCTACGGCAATCGCGTTGCGAGTGATAGAAGAACAAGGACTCGGTGGTAGTGAAACTGGCCAGTCGGGGTTTGCGGTATTGCTGTTCCAAGATATCGCCGTAATTCCGATGCTCGCATTGTTGCCTGTATTGGCGGGCAATACGGTAGGGAATTGGCTTGATGGGTTATCAACATTAGCTGCGATTATTGCATTGCTTGTTGGTGGTCATTATCTGTTAAGACCCATTTTTCGATTCGTGGTGGTTACCGGCGTAAGAGAGCTCTTTACTGCGACAGCGTTGCTGATTGTATTGGGTATCGCATTGATTATGGATCAATTGGGTCTTTCTATGGCTCTTGGTACGTTTTTAGCGGGTGTACTCCTTGCCGAGAGTGAGTATCGCCATGAGTTAGAAATTGCCATTGAACCCTTTAAAGGCTTGTTATTAGGTCTGTTTTTTATTGCTGTCGGCATGGCGGTTAACTTAGGGCTATTGGTGCTTGAGCCAGTCGCCGTATTGTCTGCCGTTGTTGTGTTGATTGGTATTAAAGTGATGGTGATGTATGGCTTAGGTCGTGCGTTTGGAACTCGGCCTAAAGCGCGCAGTTCGATTGCCGTGATTTTAAGCCAAGGTGGTGAATTCGCGTTCGTTATCTTTACCGCTGCGCAAGCTGAAAATATTCTCGATCCAGAATTAGCGGCATTTTTGTTGGTTGTGGTGAGTATTTCTATGGTGACAACCCCCCTCTTATTATTGGCTCAAAAGCATTGGTTTGCGCGCACTATCAATGATGTTGATGAGATGGAAACCGATGTAGTCGACAGAAGCCCACGAGTTATCATTGCTGGCTTTGGTCGTTTTGGTCAGGTGGTAGGGCGTTTGATGTACGCTAACAAAATACGTATTACGGTATTGGAAAGCGACGTGAGCCAAATTCAATTGTTAAGGCGATTTGGCTATAAGGTGTTTTATGGTGATGCCACTCAATTGGATCTGTTAAGGGCTGCAGGAGCAAGTAAGGCGGAAGCCATTGTTATTTGCACTGATACACCCGATGAGGTCGTAAAAATAGTGGAGTTGTGTAAGCAACACTTCCCTCATTTGAAGATCTTAGCTCGAGCTCGAAGTCGTGTTGAAGCGTATCAGTTGCTCAATCATGATGTGCAAAATTATTCTCGAGAAACCTTTTTAGGAGCTCTGGATCTTGGCCGCCAGACGTTGGTTGAATTAGGAATGCATCCGTATCAAGCGAAAAGAGCGCAAGCCCACTTTAAGAAGTTAGACATGACCATGTTGAAAGAGCTCATGCCTCAGCGTTCCGAAGATAAAGAGCTTGCCTTGAGAGCAAAAGAAGCGCGTAAAGAACTAGAAGAAATCTTTGGCCGAGAAATGGAAAATGATTCTCGCCAGAATTGGGAGTGA